One Candidatus Eisenbacteria bacterium genomic window carries:
- a CDS encoding glutathione S-transferase N-terminal domain-containing protein — translation MIRPLDVATSFTASVVRLGAGMEVGTLGARPVRTLELYDFEGCPFCRKVREALSILDLDAMVYPCPKNGPRFRPVVVRRGGKAMFPYLVDPNSGTEMYESSDIVRYLVQTYGDGSVPWSLALGPATDAMSMLASAARLGAGVSYRRAREPRVPLELWSFEASPFCRIAREALTTLELPYLLHNVAKGSAKRDTFVRRAGKMQVPYLVDPNTSVAMYESADIVRYLETTYAL, via the coding sequence TTCACCGCCTCCGTCGTGCGCCTCGGCGCGGGGATGGAGGTGGGCACGCTCGGCGCTCGCCCCGTGCGCACCCTCGAGCTCTACGACTTCGAAGGCTGCCCCTTCTGCCGCAAGGTGCGCGAGGCCCTCTCGATCCTCGACCTCGACGCGATGGTGTACCCGTGTCCGAAGAACGGCCCGCGCTTTCGTCCCGTGGTCGTCCGGCGCGGCGGGAAAGCCATGTTCCCGTATCTCGTCGACCCGAACTCGGGCACCGAGATGTACGAGTCGAGCGACATCGTCCGCTACCTGGTCCAGACCTACGGCGACGGCAGCGTGCCGTGGTCGCTGGCCCTCGGCCCCGCGACCGACGCCATGAGCATGCTCGCATCGGCCGCACGCCTCGGCGCCGGCGTCAGCTACCGCCGCGCGCGCGAGCCCAGGGTGCCGCTCGAGCTGTGGAGCTTCGAGGCGTCGCCCTTCTGCCGCATCGCGCGCGAGGCGCTCACGACGCTGGAGCTGCCCTACCTGCTCCACAACGTCGCCAAGGGCAGCGCCAAGCGCGACACGTTCGTGCGCCGCGCCGGCAAGATGCAGGTGCCCTACCTGGTCGACCCGAACACCAGCGTCGCGATGTACGAGTCGGCGGACATCGTGCGATACTTGGAGACGACGTACGCGCTGTAG